GAGATGAGGAAATTTTCCCTAAAATGACATATTTCCCTGACGGCCATATATAGAAGACACTGAATATTCAAATGTTTCTTAAGAACACTGAAAACAATTatgagtaattattattaagaactattcaaaataacctcttatTTCAAATctttaacaaggatacgagagagTACCACAATAAACACTggttatcaaaaaaatatattcttcagaaaaataaatataatctataaaatcataacactttgaaagaattaccatgaaaaaaaaaatcactcaaaatattaagtctcagcaaaacttagattaagacaaaaaagttattaaaaaagaaaattattaaatcgctggtttcaatggaaaataaattttcaccactatttagtcttgataactaatgaaacTCTAAgaattaaactcttaaagaaattacatacaaCAATGAATAAACTTACAAGTTCTAGCATAAAcaaagtaaacccccccccccaaaaaatacacTTCCCGCATCTTAAATAAATCTTCCTGGCACAGTTATAAAGATTTATACAATACCAGCACACACCACAGCACAATATATCTAGAATCACTTGCAAAGCTGTAGTaaagttttaacacactacacaccaTATACATTGGGCAAAAAATTAATCCTTAAtcgctttggagaggacacacattcgaggtacttgagagaggggATGTTGACTCTCTCACAagataggctggttctcttctgccctacgcatcaGTAAGTGCACATATAAATTGACTTAGTAACTTCAAGGTTTTTCTAGGTAGAGATCTAGAAGCTTAGGGGCTGGCTCAGAGAtgccagagttaccaactagatagAAATTCATGTGAAAGAACCTTGCTTTCAAGGTTACCCTCTCTCAGCTATGTCCGCCCACCACCGttctcaaatattaaaaaaaagataaaatataacgctggggttttcgagaacattaaaaaaaaatagcaaatataaaAACTGCATATCTTCTCACAAACAAGATGCAATACCTCatgcaaacatgaaaaaaaaaattacattagccCTCATTCATACTTTGTAGAATTCCTACTGTATACTGATTCGAGATTACATAATTCTTAGTAAcaacaaaacacaaaataaaaagttaattcataaaaaatatcgtaaatttatatatacctacttgaatgaagaatgcaatgaaatttacGACGAGAGTCTCGTGTAATTTCCATACAAAACTtacacctacatgagaggaactcactttAAGAGCTAGCTATTCCTgtcttatataaaaaaatgaaatacataaatgaaatacttaatctacactagaccagctttgtaagagagCTCCCTCCTAAGAGATTATCTATTTTGGGCCTGATTCCAGTGATTCAGCCCAATATGAATAATGTACAACAACTTTATCttttacctgatatatactttacaaaAATACAATGTGGATGCATTGTAGGATTTTAATCTGGATACTCTATAATCTCTTATGTCTGTTGTTGATTCACAtggacctcaaacttgtttattgctgCGACTAACGTTAGTAGTTCttttttgttgtgagaaagactgttggtataactgaaattgtttgtttatgtttttagctaggttaggagagtggtgcatgccttgggcaaatgattattttgatttgattgCAGCTAGATGTAGTTGTGTGCTTTGaaagctggattattattatttttaccagcaTGAAGGGTTTATTGATTtctaaagtaagtacaattttatttatctttgctaggagtgattctgaataataaaaactattcattatttatctttggttatagtgcaatagtttagttagctaggagtgttcataagtctttttctttttttttttcaatttgcaggctgtaattcctcctATGGAGAACCTATTTTTGAATGCTGATCTTTTGTTGACGACCTGATTGTGTTTAGACTGTTCTTTTGGATTggtcaaccgttgatgacctggcctgtgtatccCAAttgcgtatgatgatgatgattataatgatgatgatgatgatgatcttgacacctatgaccccgaagagttaaggccgttGTGGGAAATTAATACACACTTCTGTTTCCCATATAGtagtgttgtgccaataaagacagtttggctttgtgaATGATTacttaagtttttttcttttactattatcTTGCaaaagtgttagtgaacacacgtaATATGTATATGTTTTGTGTTTTGAAGTTAGGGTTGTGGTAAATGTAAGTTTAAGTtgtgttagtgtttagttttaagctttatcaATTTTgaggggtttatttgattgtggaacaGTTATTTTTTGCCTAAATTTGTTTTCAGGAAtacagtattaaggttatgttttctttttgtttcagtCAAAGATTCCAGTTTATTTAAACGTAaatggaaagtttgtgttgaggagacaatagtttgttagagtgatcaagggtgtgggggttgcttttgtgtgcaagGTGCCACAATATTTTGGCGCCcggacagggactgccgaggtgggattgatagctggactctcaGACAAAGGACTGATaaggaattagatttaagactgaaaaaaaaatgaaagaacagtTATGGGTTTtcaaggaggaattgcggctgagtaaggaacGTAGCGAGAAATTGTTGTACAAGAATAAGAGGCTGagctgtgagaatgaggagatgcaaaaggaACTGAAAGTGCTAAAGGAAACTGCAGAGAGAGTGggagagggtgttgagatgagaatgcaagagaatgaggaacaaatggagacacaaatggaagatatgatggcgaggtaatgggaatgataaaaactttcatgggtgaaggtgcagttggaggagtgtcctcagcttcgggtaaagggttgacagtggaagagaaggttaaggtaagagataatggggaaggtagtgatagtgaaaTTGAAGATAAAgggattaggcatagtaaggatgaacagaaatgtgataggaagaatgagaagaaatgtaaaagtaatgtgaagagggaaaagaagaaaggtcaggttgagattgagaatgatcatgaatgggtgaatgTGGTAGATAAGAAAAAGGGTAAAAAGGGAATGGTTAAgaataggaatttaagtgttgagttggtttcattatattcgaatgaagaagaaggaaacaagaagggattaggcatTGAAGATCGTAGTGAGAATGAAGGTgaggaagttgaagtttgtaagacagtggtaaTGAGAGAGGTACCggggtgtgaaaggtttaatgaacatagcagttaGAGGGTATGACTTTTTTAGGAAGTATGAAAGATTCTGTCAAGCTaaatatggtgatagtaagagagtttgggctaagagacaatttgacagggtatttgttgatgatgtatggttgtgataatgagtgtagatgttgattatgaaattgtgaaaaagagaataattgaacaggtaaaacgtatgaaagggagtgttaggtgtaagagtaagaatgattttgatgaggaacggatgaatgtaggagaagcgatatccaTGTATATTTGGAGGGATGCAAACTTTAGCTAGgtagaagtatggggatgaaggcataaatgagaataaggaattaatgaagaagtttttgacaACAGCACCTGAGAatattgctgagtttattaatttgaaacctaAGGAGAAGTTGAAGTGAAtgaaagagagattgacatgggaagatgttttagagatagttgaggattacgagttgaagaggtgtatgaaagaaagtaaatctgtgagtgtaagaactgaaatggaggaaagtgtggcagatttgtttagttttagagatgctgttatgagaggaccgatgagggtagctgatagtgtagtagataggagtgttaaggCGAGTAATGTTGAAATACATGTACGGAAAAATGAAGGGTTTAGGAAAgagaatcaggtttggagggatatgaGTGCTAATGCGCATCAAGGTAGATCAGGTAGttgtgttataggtgtgggaaagtagggcataaaaagaatgagtgtagatgggcattaggagcatgtttagggtgtggagagacagggcatcgtattagtgactgtaagaaagagaaaggggttaagtGTTATCAATGTGGTATGACTGGGcgtatagcgagtggatgtaggaataatcgtacaaatgtgatttgtggAAATTGTGGTAAGAATACTCATTATGTAAGGATGTGCCAGAAGCAGTGTGCTATGtgttctgaatgtggtgtagatgggcatatagctagggggagagagagaagggattaggccagccaggatgttcgggaaactaggtagtcagagggttcaactgggtgagtcctgtttcaaaaacaaaaacagaatgaaaattataacaagaacagcgagagcagagtaacaataactttaagatcaatattggataaagaaactttaaaattaaaaatattagattatttatattgaataaatattaaacatggcaaagcaatggaactctgatggctgaagtggaatcctcaatcactagtgactgccagTGGtggaacccactcaactcttgcctgtttttgaaaactatggactctgaaaaccataaaaaaaaatccatcaaaaaCCTAACGTAACATTTATCTAAAGTCCCTTTATAAGCAATCATGAATGGTATACAATATCTCAATATCAATGCAAATATGccaatataacattatatataactgAACTAGTACctaaataaatttgccaagaccaggaagataactgaagctgatgatactaggctaccttccagcatgCACAAGTAACCTAGCCTAGTAACAAAtcaaaaaattaggctcactaaaatcgtaagttatgtaatattatattaaatatgaacaaaaaaaCACCTAGGGAAAAAATCTTatacggtatatcgatttaagcaaatctgaacacaCTAGGCTATCCTATGCATAAAACATAAAGATttggaattaagctagaaataacactagtaattttatagaaaatttataattagggttgaagacttggatagttaatattaatttcaaatattttaacccCATAACCAAAGTTGAACcttatgccacaaaatcataggaaaattATTGGGTTGGTAGGccatatccttaaaatcccaatgcaaatcgAAGaccagcagaagatcccattgttgagaagtATGTATTCTgaaatcttgatattgcactcttcatggtagcactagTGGTAAACAATTGCAGGAGAGGTGTCCTTAAAAtaaagtgctactccatcttcatagcacttcttcACTAGAAGAAAACATTATCCAATCTGGCTGATCTGCCTCCTCACTcctccctcattaccagtaggtgaaatttTTTTTCCAAGGATAATCGAATCAGGAACTGAAAATATTAAGATACAGCCAgtagagccatctatggactgaagatattatccttgaaactcccagtatttctttatgattttgctttgtatggcaaaagagGGGTTTCAAGGATAAAACAAATATGatcatagatatacatgtatatatatatatatatatatatatatatatatatatatatatatatatatatatatatatatatatatatatatatatatatatatatatatatatatatatatatacatatatgtatgtatgtatatttaaatatacacacacaattttataaattttcttaccTCACTAATGACTGCAGCCTTTCTCTTTTttatccatgtatatcaaagagtaaacaagtttcttcaattcctttaagttgtcCAAATCACCTTCTGTGTCTagaatcaatattttgtacaaaccaatcaATACTGTTGGGCTACACCTTAATccaaaacttagacgaagattcTTGTATGCTATAATGATAAAATTTCCTTTACTCACACTTTTAAACCAAAAGTATAATAGTTTACGttgatcagtttcatttaatgctatctgcTGGAAAGCATTCTTTAAGtcaaagcacaataaatgagaatcaaaccttaaaagtagcaaggcagttgacaatttctgattaatacaGGGACCAGCTCACATTGCCTGATGTGGCTATTTGAGGGGGGCtattactttgtttttcacacaaattagagagaaaaaccattcggCATTTAGTAGTACTGTGGTCTAACCTAAATGTTCCCATGTGCGGCAAAAACTGTACTCTGggtgttcttcacaaaacttatccaaattatcaTTTCTTTCAATGAAGTTTTAAGCTGCCTGagtcatcatgatttcatccagtaatgtaaaaaaaaaatcttcattctttgataatttctttaggttagatttcaaaatCTGCTTTGTTAAATTTGTGTTCTTTCTCAGCAAATGAGAAACACGACCATTCCATAGAAGTGACATTACTAACCTGCCTTCTTCATTTCTTTGTGTTTTATTAagtaaatacctaactaatttcttattatgttcagtgTTCTCCCCATTTAAGTCAGTGctatctttgtgcaaataatatAAGCATTCTCGCTCTAAAATATGACCAGTAGCTTTTTGCAATTCATGCTCACTGATCCTGCCATCATGATCTGAAATACAGATTGtaggatcctctgcacttccaatacatctaacactagacttggaacatgaagtcataggaaatttcatattatccagtgatttaccctgctcatctaaattctcttccaaatcaaaaagtaaatgagtatcatcatgtAGGCTAGGGAGAGATTTCAAATTTacaattaatttctcaatgtttcccattaacataatgccaaattttgtttcatagtacacaGACTGACCACAatgaccaaaaataaaaattttccccaTGAGACAATGAGCCGATTTGCACCCAGGACAAACTAAATATTTAATAGGTCTTCTCTGGCTTCATTGAGAAAGTCATCTAAAAGCTTaaaaccataatttctaaaactttttAACAACTTTACCATGGCCgggaaattcaaatttatatcaataccaGGGACACAAATAGCTTCTACATCATGCACTGTCTCCCCaatcttaacagaaatttgaactatcttTGTACGATAGCATTTTGCTCCATTAAACCCATTGATAACTAAGTCAAAATTATCTTTAAGAACTTTGAAACTCTGACCTTCTAAAGCACACTCGgaaatgaaattagcttggctacctgaatccttcaatcctcttattttaGTAGGGCCCTaagtacaagaaaatgtgggtATAATTGAATCTATGCCCCCATTACTCTGAAAGGGACTACCCGGACAAACTGCCCCACTCTGTGTACTATTTTGCGCATCTTTTGATCTACCTTTCTCGTTTTGCTTAGGGTTAGGAACTGCTTTTTTAGTATTACACACCGAATCCCTGACTTCAGAACTTTCATGATTATCTGGCAGGCAAGGAAAGGAGAAATGCCCTCCTtgacaatgtttacactttctggCAAATCTAAAATGGCATGAGCTATCCAAATGctcgattcttgcacatttagtgcaaccattcaaTATACTCAACCTAGCAATATTTTCTTTAGCAGTTGAAAATTAGGGTAATTATGGATTGGATGATTACCATCAATcttatcactacaaagtgtgcaagaagtaaaaggattggagcttttaCCATTAACCTCTGccgctaagtttgaacttttactcatTCATTGTTTATCTTTATGCCTTTCAGCAGAAGgcagtttacttttacttaatttaccaagtttatttgcaATCTGATACCGTTCATTGActtcaaaaaagttatcaacaatttcatTTGTAGCGGGTtttgaattgttagtaatttgAATCAATTGATTTCTGAAATTAtcattcattcctcttaggaaaaagtaTTGCAAAACATCATCAATATCCATTTTGAAGTCTtaacagcttcttgtaattttctacTATTACTAATATACTGAAAGGGTTCTGAATCATATCCAACTTCAGCTCTTGAAATTGTTTCATCATattaaacttttgagttggaacTGAGGCAAACGCTGTTTTTAAGAGTTCTTTTGCATGGGAATAACCGTGTTTGTCTCCTTCTAAagagtctatcaaaagtaaagccttgccagaaacctgctgtttaagtaacaaaaacctatcataatctgtgtaagaaaactttcCAGTAGTTTCCTCAAACTGCTTTAAGAATAGTTCCAaacttttgtgacgggccgagagaaggttgtgaactcaaaggcagtgtgaaagcaactgagataatttattatagaaaactctcctttatataaaaaacctcaaggcaacaggaaattacatgttcgagaaacagacaatgttacataggagaaacgcagacatgtttattctggttctttttagagcgagggaagagcaaagatacaagcatattctatacaaaattaattatgtacgatcgtgtgacccacggttggtacatggctcccccctaaaaatgacatactgtacatgttaaatagggcgccctgatcttgtGAGGCGaacagtaggcgggtcatctggcagaagataagcaggttttagacgatcaatggagacccagtcttctttgccacgaatgtttagtaggaatgctttcggactgcgtcggatcacaaggaaagggcccgtgtaagggggcgttagcggtggcttgctagtgtcgttgcgcaggatgacgtgcgttgcagagtgcaagtctgttggtatgtgatgcttcgctgggtgcttgtaagtctggcagtatggagtaaattttcccacgacgtgacgtatgcactggatatTGTCGGAGGATGTTGCAGAAGTggtcgtctttaggagtggtcgttaatcccaggaggacccagggaagctgtgtaaaccagttgcaatccttacagcgggacatcaaagctgctttgagggtgcgatgaaaatgttcaaccattccattagcaacGGGGTtctaggccgttgtctgatgtagggtgatgcccaggagattcgctaatgatgtccacaattgagaggtgaaagtggttcccctgtcggaagtaatatgctcagggataccaaatcttgcaatcccttcagagagtaaggtagatgtacatgaggtggacgttgcagtttccatgggaatggcttccggccaacgagtggagcggtcgatgacggtgaacaggtaacaatgtccttgtgatgtgggtagggggccaagaacgtcgacgtgaatgtgtacgaaacgacgctgaggttgaggaaaggtgcccactcctgaatccgtgtgtcaatgtactttggaagtttggcaagaagtacaggtgtggacccaatccttagcatccttagaaatgccgtgccaaatgaactttaccttcagcagctgtgcagtagaacggcacgagggataaaatcaaacacctgccgtcgcaggggagcaggaatccaaggtcgcggtctaccagtactgacgtcacagaggagggtggtgttggagtcttcgagggggaagtcttcccaacggagggacgtgcaggatgtcctacatccttgatactctggatcctgtcgtggggcttcagccagggcgttgtaatccaatcccagctgaaCAACAGCAAAAGTGTTTCtcgacagggcattggcaatgggattcattttcccagggtcgtattgaagggtgcaattgtattcagtcacagcGGAAGGATGTCGGCGTtgtcgggcggaccaggcatcagactgtcgagtaaaggcgtgcaccagaggcatgtggtctgtgcgaatgacgaagggcgtaccttctaagaaatggcgaaagtgacggacaaccaagtgcaccgccagcaattctcgatcaaaggtagaataacccgattctagccttggacagttttctgctgaagaaggccaatgggcggggcgagccgttgaccacctgctcgagtactgcaccaatagcgatgtcgctggcatcggtagagagaaggagaggggcatgtgggataggaaaagtgaaagtcgcagcagttgatagggccttctttgcattgcagaaggctgcttcttgaaggggaccccatttcaagtgctttggcttgcccttgagggaggcgtagaggggagcaagagtggtggcaatggctgggcagaaaacggtgataatagttgatcatgcccaaatattcctgcagagctctgacggtcgagggcacggggaagttctgaacagcttctaccttctcagggagggggtggactccttcaggagtgctgcggtgccctaagaacgacacttcattgccgccaaaggtacacttgtcgtaccggactacaaggcgttttgttgcaggcggtcgagcatgatgcgcagacgttgaaacgtggccctagcattacgaagggcaaaacaAGAGTAAATGAAAGTgtttgtaccaaacggagtggtgatgacagtcttggggatgtcttctgggttcataggctcctgataataccccttcaggaggtcgagcgtagagaaaacctttgctttgtgcaggtaggaggtcacttcggcaatgtttgggagggggttgtgatccggttctgtttgcatgttcaggcgcctgtaatccctgcacggagggagggagccgtctttcttcagaacgatgtgtaagggtgatgaacaTGCattggaggccttctggcaaaggcccatttcctccatttcggcgaacgtgtgtttggcggctgccaatcattccggtggcagacatctgaattttgcgaagactgggtgtcccgtcgtcttgatatggtgataaacaccgttcttggcaggaaccgtgggcgtttggcgaagttctggacggaaaacttccgggtacgacgtgaggaggtgggcgtaggcatccgtaggtgcgctaatatggagagcaaggttagagggggtgggttgaagaggtgtcgacaagtatgagtctgcgatgaccaatcgtcggtggacgacatcgaccagaaggtggaaatgagagaggaaatccacaccgaggattgacaatgtgaggtgagcaacgagaaacttccacgctatcccatatatatatatatatatatatatatatatatatatatatatatatatatatatatatatatatatatatatatatatatatatatatatatatatatatatatatatatatatatatatatatatatatatatatatatatatatataaatatatattatatatatatatatatatatatatatatatatatatatatatatatatatatatatatatatatatatatatatatatatatatatatatataaaacattataagcaaaactcagtaaaaatatataaaatataaaaaaaagacagtcaaaattaaaattgaaattataaacacagttacaagtaaaatatggagataaaaatattaactaagagaaaagtatattaaaattaaatatacaaaaatcaaaattgtttaaggagaccaacctgtctggaacagactagagtactgagtgactatctgaaggatagtactcaggaggaaaattctaaatttg
This genomic stretch from Palaemon carinicauda isolate YSFRI2023 chromosome 12, ASM3689809v2, whole genome shotgun sequence harbors:
- the LOC137650988 gene encoding golgin subfamily A member 6-like protein 22; the protein is MKEQLWVFKEELRLSKERSEKLLYKNKRLSCENEEMQKELKVLKETAERVGEGVEMRMQENEEQMETQMEDMMASDSEIEDKGIRHSKDEQKCDRKNEKKCKSNVKREKKKGQVEIENDHEWVNVVDKKKGKKGMVKNRNLSVELVSLYSNEEEGNKKGLGIEDRSENEGEEVEVCKTVVMREVPGCERFNEHSS